Proteins encoded in a region of the Candidatus Kryptobacter tengchongensis genome:
- a CDS encoding Mannose-6-phosphate isomerase, cupin superfamily, with protein MSENKEEIVSELIKKYKTELDKDIRPWGGYITLWEDERFKVKILFILPKKRLSLQRHKHRKEKWFIVEGEGLITKGNSKFIMREGNSMVIEEGEMHRIENISESKTLKIIEIWLGEILDEKDIERIEDDFGRI; from the coding sequence ATGAGCGAAAATAAAGAAGAAATAGTTTCAGAGTTAATAAAAAAATATAAAACAGAACTTGACAAAGACATAAGACCTTGGGGTGGATACATAACCTTATGGGAAGATGAAAGATTCAAGGTGAAAATACTTTTTATTCTACCAAAAAAAAGGTTAAGTCTTCAAAGGCATAAACACAGAAAAGAAAAGTGGTTCATAGTCGAAGGGGAGGGACTTATAACAAAGGGAAACTCTAAATTCATAATGCGAGAAGGAAACTCAATGGTAATAGAAGAAGGTGAAATGCACAGAATAGAGAACATATCAGAAAGCAAAACACTCAAAATAATTGAAATATGGTTAGGAGAAATTCTTGATGAAAAAGACATAGAAAGAATAGAAGATGACTTCGGTAGGATCTGA
- a CDS encoding Choline dehydrogenase, with product MPKQKTDTKKRDIFKSLTLLLGIQSLNLEKKNSKNLKRISEIIGTEVKEFQIEKIRQIIKNIRSNFTSFSIEDIINYLYLIPEQLYERLPVKIKKAVLFSTKLLTIFPYYCDGENWGHISYTGRAIGRPNLKRYNDPVIKPLKIDKDEFHFDICIVGSGAGGSLVGLKLCEKYSVGILEKGRLILPSEFTEKEDDMIPKLYRLSLDNNLSIITVYGNAVGGSTVHNTALFVKLPEKIYERWSSKGLPIKKDEFYELQNEVFSIVKAEKITTMNTNNLKVKEGIERLGLNYFIPDHSRKNCLQVGFCELGCYWNRKFSTLTDILPEFQKKGGAIIDNAKAIYIERSRNKVKHILFKHREKIIKVRAKKFIISAGAISSPILLRRSKILDPQGVCLHPSTYVMGIFEEEIYSWIGIPISLICLDFLREDGGFVLMPYALHPGTFSIAVSGKGKEHHEIMRKYKNIATIAVMLHDKPKGHIEDSKIFKIKDYYLDKDEVNDLKKGIFTSSEILFESGAKEVLLPSVFQIQRARNKSDVQKYLDSFDIYQIPFISVHPQATIRWHEFLESDGRIKGLENIYVADTSVFPESCGVPPQATAMSISIFIAKKIISEDKIKTS from the coding sequence ATGCCAAAGCAAAAAACTGATACAAAAAAAAGAGATATCTTTAAAAGTTTGACATTACTACTTGGAATACAAAGCTTGAACCTTGAAAAGAAAAATTCAAAAAATCTAAAAAGAATTTCAGAAATAATAGGAACAGAAGTAAAAGAGTTTCAAATAGAAAAAATAAGGCAGATCATAAAAAATATAAGATCCAATTTCACATCATTCTCAATTGAAGATATAATAAACTACCTTTACCTTATCCCAGAACAATTGTATGAAAGACTTCCTGTGAAGATAAAAAAAGCTGTTCTGTTTTCAACAAAACTACTTACTATTTTTCCGTATTATTGCGATGGGGAAAATTGGGGACATATATCCTACACAGGTAGGGCTATAGGAAGACCAAATCTGAAGAGGTATAACGACCCAGTTATAAAACCCCTGAAAATTGACAAAGATGAGTTTCATTTTGATATATGCATTGTTGGTTCTGGTGCAGGAGGAAGTTTGGTAGGACTTAAACTCTGCGAAAAATACTCCGTAGGAATACTAGAAAAAGGGAGACTGATTCTTCCTTCTGAATTTACAGAAAAAGAAGATGATATGATACCAAAACTATATAGATTGAGTTTAGACAACAATTTATCTATAATCACAGTATATGGAAACGCTGTGGGAGGTTCAACAGTTCATAATACTGCTCTATTTGTAAAACTCCCAGAAAAAATATATGAAAGATGGTCAAGCAAAGGATTACCAATAAAAAAAGATGAATTCTATGAACTTCAAAATGAAGTTTTTTCTATTGTTAAAGCGGAAAAAATAACCACAATGAACACAAACAATTTGAAGGTAAAAGAAGGGATTGAAAGATTAGGTCTAAACTATTTCATTCCAGATCATAGCAGAAAGAACTGTCTGCAAGTTGGGTTCTGCGAGTTAGGATGCTACTGGAATAGGAAATTTTCAACTCTAACTGATATCCTCCCTGAATTTCAAAAAAAGGGGGGGGCCATAATAGATAATGCGAAAGCAATCTATATTGAAAGATCTAGAAACAAAGTAAAGCATATACTATTCAAGCACAGAGAAAAAATCATCAAGGTCAGAGCAAAAAAATTTATAATATCTGCTGGAGCTATATCCTCTCCTATACTATTAAGACGATCAAAGATCTTGGATCCACAAGGAGTCTGCCTTCATCCATCAACTTATGTTATGGGAATATTTGAAGAAGAAATATACAGCTGGATTGGCATACCTATATCTCTGATCTGTTTAGATTTCCTTAGAGAAGATGGTGGATTTGTTCTTATGCCCTACGCTCTACACCCAGGAACATTCTCTATAGCGGTTAGTGGAAAAGGAAAAGAACATCACGAAATCATGAGAAAATACAAGAACATAGCGACCATTGCTGTAATGCTCCATGATAAGCCTAAAGGGCATATTGAAGATTCCAAAATTTTCAAGATAAAAGATTACTATCTTGACAAGGATGAAGTCAATGACTTGAAAAAGGGAATATTCACAAGTTCAGAAATACTATTTGAAAGTGGTGCAAAAGAGGTCTTACTTCCCTCGGTATTCCAAATCCAAAGAGCAAGAAACAAATCTGATGTTCAAAAGTATCTCGATAGTTTCGATATATATCAAATACCATTCATATCTGTTCACCCTCAAGCAACAATAAGATGGCATGAATTTCTTGAAAGCGATGGAAGAATTAAAGGACTTGAAAACATTTATGTAGCAGATACTAGCGTATTTCCCGAATCGTGTGGGGTTCCACCACAAGCAACAGCAATGTCAATATCTATATTCATCGCCAAGAAAATAATCTCTGAAGATAAAATCAAAACTTCGTAA
- a CDS encoding Flagellin FlgL translates to MAIPVRTNEFGLISAEDLRRATIELGGVMKRLQTGKRVNSASEDVGALVEANQLTRTLSTLQLATEQITKGQSVLSKIEDTIEGIYNLLDKMRQNAERATQSTDSNEISTLQSSSDELYREIRKLARSTIFQKQQLVRGGSGNLVVGPVTIVFTTNTQPVTIYKQDIDVSGINLAGYASGTRADNAVSNLVTVIGQSGVLQGMFTSSISYGSYASISFSVGGGIATAGLYLNGSAVLTESIRINFTGPQVLDFVNMGFRVYVENASSGGIGPGSSLNAIVITIQRQETKFFRGTNVNSLMDYVQFDIPNLEPENLLGSISLGGGTMFTFDLRAAPETAVTLIREAIEYVENVRARVGTIKNMLEVSQTQVQNQRIIAQVQRSSIIDTKFDEDALLLTSLQVVQQSANAMVAISRLTPQLVLQLLG, encoded by the coding sequence ATGGCAATACCAGTAAGGACAAATGAGTTCGGTTTAATATCAGCAGAAGACCTAAGACGGGCAACAATAGAACTTGGGGGTGTTATGAAGCGCCTCCAAACAGGCAAACGCGTTAACTCCGCCTCCGAAGATGTCGGAGCTCTCGTGGAAGCTAACCAACTAACAAGAACTCTCTCAACACTTCAGCTTGCTACTGAACAAATAACAAAAGGACAATCTGTTCTCTCTAAAATAGAAGATACCATAGAAGGTATATATAACCTTCTTGATAAGATGAGACAGAATGCCGAAAGAGCTACTCAATCTACAGACTCAAACGAAATATCAACTCTCCAAAGTTCATCAGATGAACTATACAGAGAAATAAGAAAGTTAGCTCGCTCCACAATATTCCAAAAACAGCAGCTTGTCAGAGGTGGTTCAGGAAACCTTGTCGTTGGACCAGTTACGATAGTCTTTACAACAAATACACAACCTGTCACCATATACAAACAGGATATAGATGTTTCTGGTATAAACTTAGCTGGATATGCCTCCGGAACACGAGCTGACAATGCAGTATCTAACCTTGTAACTGTCATAGGTCAGAGCGGTGTTCTACAAGGTATGTTTACAAGTTCTATATCCTACGGTTCATATGCGTCAATAAGCTTCAGTGTAGGTGGAGGAATAGCAACAGCTGGACTCTATCTTAATGGTTCAGCGGTCCTAACTGAGTCAATCCGTATAAACTTCACAGGTCCGCAGGTTCTTGACTTTGTGAACATGGGTTTCCGTGTATATGTTGAAAATGCATCTAGTGGCGGTATAGGTCCTGGGTCATCCCTTAATGCAATTGTAATAACAATTCAAAGGCAAGAGACAAAGTTCTTCCGTGGCACAAATGTGAATTCTCTTATGGATTATGTTCAGTTTGATATACCGAACTTGGAGCCAGAGAACTTACTTGGTTCCATATCTTTGGGCGGTGGGACGATGTTCACATTTGATCTTCGTGCTGCTCCAGAGACAGCTGTGACGCTTATAAGAGAGGCTATAGAGTATGTAGAAAATGTCAGAGCTCGTGTTGGGACTATCAAAAACATGTTAGAAGTATCACAAACCCAAGTTCAAAATCAAAGGATAATAGCTCAAGTGCAAAGGTCCTCCATAATAGATACGAAGTTTGATGAGGATGCACTTCTGCTAACTTCTTTACAAGTTGTCCAGCAGAGCGCTAATGCTATGGTTGCAATATCAAGACTCACTCCTCAGCTTGTGCTCCAGTTACTTGGATAG
- a CDS encoding Two component regulator propeller, producing the protein MNICVPTSGFRNKINCLLLILAVGFISYCKVTKENSKTPVYIRSITIEGSHIYAISGNRLFDIDQKSGEIRQFKSEYFYQSYSISAGPDGEKYISTDKGIYAFVDEKWIEIPGFPGHHAEDIVLNKKNNKELWLTGYNIGYDILGHMISKPVGPIKFDGQKFTLYDPIPPTDRKISIVFDRSGNLWYSNGKRLAKYDGEKWEIFDSSNSDLAEIEYICSLGSDILGNIWIGGCEADEIIKFNGLGTKIYQKSKLNISPEEQRRVDHILSDNSGNIWFSFCNAWDCLIGKFDGSNRWVIYKEENFRFYIYDLAIDDDGNIWIGGGGDYFGGLIKYDGEKWTHYEISVSSGQIDKYLYEVKPYQMKYYEINQEN; encoded by the coding sequence ATGAATATATGCGTGCCTACATCCGGGTTTAGGAATAAGATTAACTGTTTGCTCTTAATTCTCGCTGTAGGATTTATTTCATACTGCAAGGTAACGAAAGAAAATTCTAAAACCCCAGTATATATCAGATCTATCACTATTGAAGGAAGTCATATATATGCTATATCAGGTAATAGACTATTTGATATTGACCAAAAGAGTGGAGAAATAAGGCAATTTAAGTCTGAATACTTTTATCAATCTTATAGTATATCTGCTGGACCAGATGGTGAAAAATATATTTCTACTGACAAAGGTATTTATGCATTCGTTGATGAAAAATGGATTGAAATACCTGGTTTTCCAGGTCACCACGCTGAAGATATTGTATTGAACAAGAAGAATAATAAAGAGTTATGGCTCACAGGCTACAATATAGGTTATGATATACTTGGTCATATGATATCAAAACCTGTCGGACCTATCAAATTCGATGGTCAAAAATTCACATTGTATGATCCGATTCCTCCCACCGACCGTAAAATCTCTATCGTTTTTGATAGATCAGGCAATCTCTGGTATAGCAATGGGAAGAGGCTCGCAAAATATGATGGAGAAAAATGGGAAATATTTGATTCATCTAATTCAGACCTAGCTGAAATAGAATATATTTGTTCACTCGGATCCGATATTTTAGGGAATATATGGATAGGAGGATGTGAAGCTGATGAGATAATAAAATTCAACGGACTAGGAACTAAGATTTATCAGAAGAGCAAGCTTAATATTTCGCCAGAAGAACAGAGAAGAGTCGATCACATCTTGTCAGATAACTCTGGGAACATTTGGTTTTCATTTTGTAATGCCTGGGATTGCTTAATTGGAAAATTTGATGGAAGCAATAGATGGGTGATTTATAAAGAAGAAAATTTTAGATTCTACATATATGATCTTGCGATAGATGATGATGGGAATATATGGATTGGAGGTGGTGGTGATTATTTTGGCGGATTAATCAAATACGATGGAGAAAAATGGACTCACTATGAAATAAGTGTCTCATCAGGACAAATTGATAAATATCTATATGAAGTAAAACCATACCAGATGAAATACTATGAGATAAACCAAGAAAACTAA
- a CDS encoding Excinuclease ABC subunit A translates to MSSDFIYIKGARQNNLKNIDVRIPKNKLVVVSGVSGSGKSSLVFDILFAEGQRRYVECLSSYARQFIEQMPKPDVDSVEGLSPAIAIDQKSARWNPRSTVATSTEIYDYLRLLFARVGEPHCPNCSIPISATTPQKISDMVMGYPEGTKIFIFSPYARGKKGEYKKELEIWRARGFSRAKIDGIVYDLFENIPQLDKNKKHNIEILIDRIIIKKDDDTRRRVTSSIEQAKDISKGLILIEGELPDGIKFSKSYSTVFSCSECSFSFEEISPRIFSFNSPYGACPKCHGLGKILKIDEELVIDPEKSIKDGALRPYKNNIPDELIELLEEVKRTFKKDVFHQKWNTLPEKVKNAILHGEGLENQKGIIEYLWERYEDGYYWEVERYISSFTCPECNGSRLKRESLSVYIGGKNIHELTTMTVEDLYEFLRGFDFPLEKKEIAQKILTEILSRLEFIKDVGLGYIELSRESSTLSSGESQRLKLAAQLGSKLSGVLYVLDEPTCGLHARDIDRLLNTLRKLRDLGNTVVVVEHDREMIEKSDIIIDLGRGGGIYGGRIVFYGTPMEVNGESESLTCAYLSGKRDIPASERRKNTDGRWIIIKGAKGRNLKNVNVKFPVGLFTCVTGVSGSGKSTLVVDTLYPAIKKILDGDSKEKPLEFDSIEGIQCIDKVILVDQAPIGRTPRSNPATYTGIFTPIRELFASLPESRARGYTISRFSFNVPGGRCEECRGEGFIKVEMQLLPDMYITCKACGGKRFNRDTLEVRFKGKNIAEILDMTVDEALEFFENQVFIRDKIKVLKDVGLGYIKLGQPATNLSGGEAQRVRLAKELSKKSTGRTLYILDEPTTGLHLEDIRHLIEVLQRLVDMGNTVIAIEHNLDFIKAADYIIDLGPEGGEKGGYVIAQGYPEEIIREEKSITGKYLRNYLGNHKASLNR, encoded by the coding sequence ATGTCCTCTGACTTTATCTACATAAAGGGAGCAAGGCAGAATAATTTGAAAAACATAGATGTAAGAATTCCTAAGAACAAACTAGTAGTTGTAAGTGGTGTTTCTGGATCTGGTAAATCCTCTTTAGTTTTTGACATACTTTTTGCAGAAGGTCAGAGAAGATATGTTGAATGTCTTTCATCTTATGCAAGGCAGTTTATAGAACAAATGCCAAAGCCAGATGTTGATTCAGTTGAAGGACTTTCCCCCGCAATAGCAATAGACCAAAAAAGTGCAAGATGGAATCCAAGATCAACAGTTGCTACATCCACAGAAATATACGACTACCTTAGATTACTCTTTGCAAGAGTTGGGGAACCACACTGTCCGAACTGCTCTATCCCAATATCTGCCACAACACCTCAGAAAATATCAGATATGGTGATGGGATACCCAGAGGGTACAAAAATTTTTATATTCTCACCATACGCCAGAGGAAAAAAAGGAGAATACAAAAAAGAGCTTGAGATTTGGAGGGCAAGGGGATTTTCGAGAGCTAAAATTGATGGGATTGTTTACGATCTTTTTGAAAATATACCACAGCTTGATAAAAATAAAAAGCACAATATAGAAATCCTCATTGACAGAATTATAATCAAAAAAGATGATGACACAAGAAGAAGGGTAACATCTTCAATAGAACAAGCAAAAGATATATCAAAGGGCTTAATACTCATTGAAGGAGAACTTCCAGATGGTATAAAGTTTTCAAAATCTTATTCTACAGTTTTTTCCTGTTCCGAATGCTCTTTTTCTTTTGAAGAAATATCTCCGAGAATTTTCTCATTCAATTCTCCCTACGGAGCTTGTCCAAAATGTCATGGTCTTGGTAAAATCCTCAAAATAGATGAAGAACTAGTTATAGACCCGGAAAAATCAATAAAAGATGGAGCCTTGAGACCATACAAGAATAACATACCAGATGAACTGATAGAGCTTCTTGAAGAAGTAAAAAGAACTTTCAAGAAAGATGTATTCCACCAGAAATGGAATACGCTGCCAGAAAAAGTAAAAAATGCAATTCTTCATGGAGAAGGGTTAGAAAACCAAAAAGGAATAATAGAATACCTTTGGGAAAGGTATGAGGATGGATACTACTGGGAGGTTGAAAGATACATTTCCTCTTTCACATGCCCAGAGTGTAATGGTTCAAGGCTCAAAAGAGAATCTCTTTCGGTTTATATTGGGGGGAAAAATATACACGAACTTACAACAATGACTGTTGAAGATCTGTATGAATTTCTTAGGGGTTTTGATTTTCCTTTAGAGAAAAAAGAGATAGCTCAAAAGATTCTGACAGAGATATTATCTAGGCTTGAGTTTATAAAAGATGTTGGGCTTGGATACATTGAGCTTTCACGAGAATCTTCAACTTTATCAAGTGGTGAGTCTCAAAGGTTAAAACTCGCCGCACAACTTGGGTCAAAACTTTCTGGGGTTCTTTATGTCCTTGATGAGCCAACATGTGGTCTTCATGCGAGAGATATAGATAGGCTACTCAATACTCTCAGAAAACTTCGTGATCTTGGAAATACCGTTGTTGTCGTTGAGCACGATAGGGAAATGATAGAAAAATCGGACATTATAATAGATCTTGGAAGGGGTGGAGGGATATACGGGGGAAGAATTGTTTTCTATGGAACACCAATGGAAGTAAACGGGGAATCAGAATCTTTAACCTGTGCATATCTGTCAGGTAAAAGGGATATACCTGCATCAGAAAGAAGAAAAAATACTGACGGGAGATGGATAATAATCAAGGGTGCAAAAGGAAGAAACCTCAAGAATGTAAATGTAAAATTTCCAGTCGGACTTTTCACGTGCGTAACCGGAGTTTCAGGTTCAGGCAAATCTACATTAGTTGTAGATACATTGTATCCTGCGATCAAAAAGATTCTTGACGGGGATTCAAAGGAAAAACCACTAGAATTTGATTCAATTGAAGGAATTCAATGTATAGATAAAGTAATACTTGTAGATCAAGCTCCGATAGGAAGAACTCCACGCTCAAACCCAGCAACTTATACTGGGATATTTACACCAATAAGAGAGTTATTCGCTTCACTTCCCGAATCACGGGCAAGAGGATATACAATCTCGCGCTTCTCTTTTAATGTTCCAGGAGGTAGATGCGAAGAGTGCAGAGGTGAAGGATTCATAAAAGTTGAGATGCAGCTTCTTCCTGATATGTATATAACTTGTAAAGCCTGTGGAGGAAAGAGGTTCAACAGAGATACACTTGAGGTTAGATTCAAAGGTAAAAACATAGCGGAAATACTTGATATGACAGTTGATGAGGCTCTTGAGTTCTTTGAGAATCAAGTTTTTATAAGAGATAAAATCAAAGTTTTGAAAGATGTTGGGCTTGGATATATAAAACTTGGACAACCTGCAACGAATCTTTCGGGAGGAGAGGCTCAAAGGGTAAGGCTCGCAAAAGAACTCTCTAAAAAATCAACTGGCAGAACCCTCTATATACTTGATGAACCGACAACGGGACTTCATCTTGAAGACATAAGGCACCTTATAGAAGTATTACAGAGACTTGTGGATATGGGAAACACAGTTATAGCCATAGAGCACAACCTTGACTTCATAAAAGCAGCAGATTACATAATAGATCTTGGTCCTGAAGGAGGAGAAAAAGGAGGATATGTTATAGCTCAGGGCTATCCAGAAGAGATAATCAGAGAGGAGAAAAGCATAACAGGAAAGTATTTGCGAAATTATCTTGGGAATCACAAAGCATCACTGAACAGATAA